In Pseudomonas sp. ADAK18, a single window of DNA contains:
- a CDS encoding SDR family oxidoreductase produces MKSFTGRVAAITGAASGMGRALALALAREGCHLALADKNSQGLAQTVELVKTSTLSPVLVTSQVLDVSDRQAMLDWAALCFAEHGQVNLIFNNAGVALSSTVEGVDYADLEWIVGINFWGVVHGTKAFLPYLKASGDGHVVNTSSVFGLFAQPGMSAYNATKFAVRGFTESLRQELDLQRAGVSATCVHPGGIRTDICRSSRIDPNMNGFLIHSEQQARADFEKLFITDADQAAKVILHGVRKNKRRVLIGRDAYALDLLARCLPAAYQALVVFASKRMAPKKAKAPAFETQDEHRL; encoded by the coding sequence ATGAAATCATTTACCGGCCGCGTAGCAGCCATCACCGGCGCCGCATCAGGCATGGGCCGCGCGTTGGCCTTGGCGTTAGCCCGGGAGGGCTGCCACCTGGCCCTGGCCGATAAAAACAGCCAAGGCCTGGCCCAGACGGTGGAGTTGGTGAAGACCTCGACCCTGTCGCCCGTGCTCGTCACCTCTCAAGTGCTGGATGTTTCCGACCGCCAGGCGATGCTCGACTGGGCTGCCCTCTGCTTTGCCGAGCACGGCCAGGTCAATCTGATTTTCAACAATGCCGGAGTCGCCCTGTCGAGCACCGTCGAAGGTGTGGACTACGCCGACCTGGAATGGATCGTCGGCATCAACTTCTGGGGCGTGGTCCACGGCACCAAGGCCTTCCTGCCGTACCTCAAGGCCTCCGGCGATGGGCATGTGGTCAACACCTCAAGCGTATTCGGCCTGTTCGCCCAACCAGGAATGAGTGCCTACAACGCCACCAAGTTCGCTGTGCGCGGCTTTACCGAATCCCTGCGCCAGGAACTGGACCTGCAACGTGCCGGCGTCTCGGCTACCTGCGTACATCCCGGTGGGATTCGTACCGACATCTGCCGCAGCAGCCGGATCGATCCCAACATGAACGGCTTCTTGATCCACAGCGAACAACAGGCCCGGGCCGACTTCGAAAAACTATTCATCACCGACGCCGACCAGGCCGCCAAAGTGATCCTGCACGGTGTGCGTAAAAACAAGCGCCGCGTGCTGATCGGCCGCGACGCCTACGCCCTGGACCTGCTCGCGCGCTGCCTGCCGGCGGCCTATCAGGCGCTGGTGGTATTTGCCAGCAAACGCATGGCCCCAAAAAAGGCCAAGGCACCGGCCTTTGAAACCCAGGACGAACACCGTCTCTAA
- a CDS encoding NAD(P)/FAD-dependent oxidoreductase: MNAYSQQDSTRDSVDIAIIGSGFAGLCMAIKLKEAGQHDFFIAEQADTLGGTWRDNHYPGCACDVQSHVYSFSFAPNPDWTRQFAPQAEIRAYLEQCAQRYELASYLRFGMGLDQAVFDDAQQRWNLRFSNGRQVSARVLVSGMGGLSRPALPDIPGLDSFKGKRFHSQQWDHDYSLKGKRVAVIGTGASAIQFVPQIAPHVAHLDLFQRTPPWIMPKRDRPISRFERWTFKYLPFTQRLVRGAFYLALESRVVGFALHPKLMKVVQKIAVGHLHKQVTRPSLRKTLTPDYTIGCKRILISNDYYPALSRSNVQVVTYNVVRIEADGVITADGIKHPADCLIFGTGFQATDPLPRGCIIGRHGVDIMDTWRDGAHAYLGTTVPGYPNLFLIVGPNTGLGHNSMILMIEAQVTYILDALQQMQRQRIDTIDVKPAVESAYNLNLQEKLKRTIWSTGGCQSWYLDPRTGKNTTLWPGSTWRFKQVTRHFSLKDYVVSTAPATADSRPVSHPNTTAEGSLS, translated from the coding sequence ATGAATGCCTACTCCCAGCAGGACAGTACGAGGGATAGCGTCGACATCGCCATCATTGGCTCAGGCTTCGCCGGGCTGTGCATGGCGATCAAACTCAAGGAAGCAGGCCAGCACGACTTCTTTATTGCCGAGCAGGCGGACACCCTCGGCGGCACCTGGCGCGACAACCACTACCCCGGCTGCGCCTGCGACGTGCAATCGCATGTCTATTCGTTTTCCTTCGCGCCCAACCCGGACTGGACACGCCAGTTCGCCCCCCAAGCCGAGATCCGCGCCTACCTGGAACAATGCGCTCAGCGTTACGAGCTGGCGTCTTACTTGCGCTTCGGCATGGGCCTGGACCAAGCCGTATTCGATGATGCGCAGCAACGCTGGAACCTGCGCTTCAGCAATGGCCGCCAGGTCAGCGCCCGGGTGCTGGTGTCGGGAATGGGCGGCCTGTCGCGCCCCGCACTGCCGGACATTCCCGGCCTGGACAGCTTCAAGGGCAAACGCTTCCACTCCCAACAGTGGGACCACGACTATTCATTGAAAGGCAAACGTGTGGCGGTGATCGGCACCGGCGCCAGCGCCATTCAGTTCGTGCCGCAGATTGCGCCGCACGTGGCGCACCTGGACCTGTTCCAACGTACCCCACCGTGGATCATGCCCAAGCGGGACCGGCCGATTTCGCGGTTTGAACGCTGGACCTTCAAATACCTGCCCTTCACCCAGCGCCTGGTTCGCGGGGCGTTCTACCTGGCCCTGGAAAGTCGCGTGGTGGGTTTTGCCCTGCACCCGAAGCTGATGAAGGTGGTGCAAAAGATCGCCGTGGGTCACTTGCATAAACAAGTGACCCGCCCTTCCCTGCGCAAAACCCTGACCCCCGACTACACCATCGGCTGCAAGCGCATACTCATCTCCAACGACTACTACCCAGCGCTCTCGCGCAGCAATGTGCAGGTTGTCACCTACAACGTGGTGCGTATCGAAGCCGATGGGGTGATCACCGCTGACGGCATCAAGCACCCGGCGGATTGCCTGATTTTCGGCACCGGCTTCCAGGCCACCGATCCCCTGCCCCGTGGCTGCATCATCGGCCGCCACGGAGTCGACATCATGGACACCTGGCGCGACGGCGCCCACGCCTACCTGGGCACCACGGTGCCGGGCTATCCCAACCTGTTCCTGATCGTCGGCCCCAACACCGGGCTGGGGCATAACTCGATGATTCTGATGATCGAAGCCCAGGTCACCTACATCCTCGATGCCCTGCAGCAGATGCAGCGACAACGCATCGACACGATAGACGTCAAGCCTGCCGTGGAAAGCGCCTACAACCTCAATCTGCAAGAAAAACTCAAACGCACTATCTGGTCCACCGGCGGTTGCCAAAGCTGGTACCTGGACCCGCGTACCGGCAAGAACACCACCTTGTGGCCCGGCTCGACCTGGCGCTTCAAACAGGTCACCCGGCACTTTTCCCTTAAGGATTACGTGGTCAGCACGGCACCCGCTACGGCTGATTCGCGTCCAGTTTCGCACCCCAACACCACGGCGGAGGGCAGCCTGTCATGA
- a CDS encoding alpha/beta fold hydrolase — protein MAVEWVVAAGVFVGASAVLWGISAWMTRRIEAAVPINGRFLEVDGERFHYVEEGKGPPLVMIHGLMGSSRNLTYALSAQLREHFRVITVDRPGSGYSTRHKGTPADLPGQARQMATFIKTLDLGQPLVLGHSLGGAISLALALNHPHAVSGLILVAPLTYPQGMLPLVFVSLAVRPAWLRRWVSRTLAAPLGMLTKGSVVKGVFAPDIAPDDFSTRGGGLLGMRPDNFYAASSEIALVNDYLPEMVKRYPQLSLPIGLIYGSRDKVLDFRKHGQALADKVPGLKLQLVNGAGHMLPITSPERIAALVEQVAKRARPAQSATILHPPFALASK, from the coding sequence ATGGCTGTTGAATGGGTTGTTGCTGCGGGTGTGTTTGTGGGGGCCAGTGCGGTGTTATGGGGCATCAGTGCCTGGATGACACGGCGTATCGAAGCGGCTGTTCCGATCAACGGGCGCTTTCTGGAGGTCGATGGCGAGCGCTTTCATTATGTAGAAGAGGGCAAGGGCCCGCCGCTGGTGATGATTCACGGCTTGATGGGCAGCAGCCGTAACCTGACCTATGCCTTGTCGGCGCAGTTGCGTGAGCACTTCCGGGTGATCACCGTCGACCGGCCGGGCTCCGGGTATTCCACTCGCCACAAAGGTACGCCTGCCGACCTGCCGGGCCAGGCCCGGCAAATGGCGACTTTTATCAAGACCCTCGATCTGGGTCAGCCCCTGGTGCTGGGGCATTCCCTGGGTGGGGCGATTTCCCTGGCGCTGGCTCTTAATCATCCCCACGCGGTTTCAGGATTAATCCTGGTGGCGCCTCTGACTTATCCTCAAGGCATGTTGCCGTTGGTCTTCGTATCATTGGCCGTGCGTCCAGCGTGGTTACGCCGCTGGGTATCGCGAACGCTGGCGGCACCCTTGGGGATGCTGACCAAGGGCTCGGTGGTCAAGGGCGTATTTGCGCCCGATATTGCCCCGGATGATTTCTCTACCCGAGGTGGTGGTTTGCTGGGGATGCGCCCCGATAATTTTTATGCCGCCTCCAGCGAGATTGCCCTGGTCAACGATTATCTGCCAGAGATGGTCAAGCGGTACCCGCAACTCAGCCTGCCGATTGGCTTGATCTATGGCTCGAGGGACAAGGTGCTGGACTTTCGCAAGCATGGCCAGGCCCTGGCGGACAAAGTGCCCGGGCTGAAACTGCAATTGGTCAACGGTGCCGGGCATATGCTGCCGATCACCTCCCCGGAGCGCATTGCGGCCCTGGTCGAGCAGGTGGCCAAGCGTGCCAGGCCAGCGCAAAGCGCCACGATCCTGCACCCGCCCTTTGCCCTGGCGAGCAAATAA
- a CDS encoding alkane 1-monooxygenase, translated as MNQTLAAPHVWTDGKRHLWWLGIMPLATPLLSGALAITTGVQQLWWVGVLVIFGLIPLIDGLLGEDVSNPPESAVSGLESQSYYRWIVYTGVLFVISSVIITGWLAVSGIDWIISGGLLHATASMDPSSWMAQTASFITARTQLHGEVSWFTYLGMAMSTGAATGIAINTAHELGHKPRLLEVILAKITLAPTFYGHFYTEHNRGHHVRVATPEDPASSRLGESFWAFLPRSVGFSARSAWNLERERLRKLGLPAWHWKNGVLSAWMYSVVLWGAMIAWLGVGVIPFLVIQGVYGFSLLEVVNYVEHYGLMRQKLPNGRYERCSPRHSWNSNRIVTNIFLFQLQRHSDHHANPTRSYQSLRHFDESPQLPYGYASMIVWAYVPYLWRRRMDHRVLKHYSGEVTLANIHPPKRLKMLEKYGNTSSF; from the coding sequence ATGAATCAGACCCTGGCAGCTCCGCACGTCTGGACCGATGGCAAACGCCACTTGTGGTGGCTCGGCATCATGCCCCTGGCAACTCCTTTGCTCTCCGGCGCCCTGGCCATTACCACCGGTGTACAGCAACTGTGGTGGGTCGGCGTACTGGTGATCTTCGGCCTGATCCCGCTGATCGATGGCCTGTTGGGCGAAGACGTCAGCAACCCGCCGGAATCCGCCGTCAGCGGCCTTGAATCCCAAAGCTACTATCGCTGGATCGTCTACACCGGTGTGCTGTTTGTTATTTCCTCGGTGATCATCACCGGTTGGCTGGCAGTCAGCGGCATCGACTGGATCATCAGCGGCGGCTTGCTGCATGCCACCGCGTCGATGGATCCGTCGAGCTGGATGGCACAAACCGCCAGCTTCATCACCGCCCGCACGCAGTTACATGGTGAAGTCAGTTGGTTCACCTACCTGGGCATGGCCATGTCCACTGGCGCTGCCACCGGGATTGCCATCAACACTGCCCATGAGCTGGGCCATAAGCCGCGCCTGTTGGAAGTCATCCTGGCGAAGATCACTTTGGCACCCACCTTCTACGGACACTTCTACACCGAACATAACCGCGGCCATCACGTTCGTGTTGCGACACCGGAAGATCCGGCCAGCTCGCGGTTGGGGGAGAGCTTCTGGGCCTTCCTGCCACGCTCGGTAGGGTTCAGCGCGCGGTCGGCCTGGAACCTGGAGCGTGAACGTCTGCGCAAACTGGGGCTGCCGGCCTGGCATTGGAAGAACGGAGTACTGAGTGCCTGGATGTACAGCGTGGTGTTATGGGGCGCGATGATTGCCTGGCTGGGGGTTGGGGTGATTCCGTTCCTGGTGATTCAGGGTGTCTACGGCTTCTCGCTGCTGGAAGTGGTGAACTACGTCGAGCACTACGGTTTGATGCGCCAGAAGTTGCCTAACGGTCGTTATGAACGTTGCTCGCCTCGGCACTCCTGGAACAGTAATCGAATTGTCACCAACATCTTTCTGTTCCAGTTGCAGCGTCATTCCGATCACCATGCCAACCCGACTCGCAGTTATCAGTCTTTGCGCCACTTTGATGAATCGCCGCAACTGCCTTATGGCTATGCAAGCATGATTGTCTGGGCTTATGTGCCGTACTTGTGGCGTCGCCGGATGGATCATCGGGTACTCAAACATTATTCGGGTGAGGTGACATTAGCCAATATCCACCCGCCAAAACGTTTGAAGATGCTGGAGAAGTACGGCAATACCAGTAGCTTTTGA
- the praA gene encoding alkane oxidation protein activator PraA, which yields MQTTAKFTTHIVLAALGLIVYHQAQAAARIEPAGSAFTAQGPISFSKGALISADCTIKVAGKVAADGASVSVDKVVFDGGLKCSRVEATNLPWILVAKDTKSGSMSKISVDVHAFGLGGKCGPSTADGTWDNATGKLEAANVPIGEDCTIKTVSIKMPPTFKVVE from the coding sequence ATGCAAACCACTGCCAAGTTCACCACCCATATTGTACTGGCTGCACTGGGTCTTATTGTCTATCACCAGGCCCAGGCTGCTGCGCGTATCGAACCCGCCGGCAGTGCGTTTACCGCCCAGGGTCCTATCAGTTTCTCCAAGGGTGCCCTCATCAGCGCCGACTGCACCATCAAAGTGGCCGGCAAGGTGGCGGCGGATGGTGCGTCAGTCAGTGTCGACAAAGTCGTGTTCGACGGCGGCCTCAAGTGCAGTCGGGTTGAGGCGACAAACCTGCCCTGGATATTAGTGGCCAAAGATACCAAGAGTGGCTCGATGTCGAAAATCAGCGTCGACGTGCACGCGTTCGGCTTGGGTGGTAAGTGCGGTCCATCCACGGCCGATGGCACCTGGGATAACGCCACCGGCAAGTTGGAGGCCGCAAACGTCCCTATCGGCGAAGACTGCACCATCAAAACGGTGTCGATCAAAATGCCGCCGACTTTCAAGGTCGTCGAGTAA
- the praB gene encoding alkane oxidation protein activator PraB: protein MKSLKTLVCATSFAMCFGAASMATAASVSPEGPFSTNAGTIVVKSPSSFGAAVTCGITFTGNVSGGVASINGASLTGGGLCSLPTLTNIPWVLTAASPTTGTVTNVGYKISSIPATNCGPTTINVAWTAGTKTLSAANQSLSGNCTVVSLSVVAPTLSVN from the coding sequence ATGAAAAGCTTGAAAACCCTCGTTTGTGCAACTTCTTTCGCAATGTGCTTTGGCGCCGCTTCCATGGCGACTGCTGCTTCGGTCTCGCCGGAAGGTCCGTTCTCGACGAATGCGGGCACCATTGTAGTGAAGTCGCCTTCGTCCTTCGGTGCTGCCGTGACCTGCGGCATCACCTTTACCGGCAACGTTAGCGGTGGCGTGGCTTCGATCAATGGCGCTTCCCTGACCGGCGGCGGTCTGTGCAGCCTGCCGACGCTGACCAACATCCCTTGGGTACTGACTGCTGCGTCTCCTACCACCGGGACTGTGACCAACGTGGGCTATAAGATCTCGTCGATCCCGGCCACCAACTGTGGGCCTACCACTATTAACGTCGCTTGGACAGCAGGCACCAAAACCCTCTCGGCGGCCAATCAGTCGCTGAGCGGCAACTGCACCGTGGTATCGCTGAGTGTCGTGGCACCGACGCTGTCGGTTAATTAA